GCGCCGCGCCGAATACGCGGGTCAGCCGCGTTGTTACGCCGCTGCCAAGGTCCAGTAGATACAGGTCGTATATGCCGCCGCGGTCGCTCGCGAAGACGAGCGTGCTCCCATCGGGCGAGCGCGCGGGTTGGATCTGGTTGCCGCCGAAGGAATCGGGAAGGAGCGGCGCAATGCGCTCGCCCGTTGTTGCCGAGACGCGCCAGAGGCGGCGCACGCCGTCCTCGTAGATGCTCACGGCGAGGGTGCCCTCATCGAGGAAGGCCGGGTCGGCGTAGTCGACGCCCTCGGTCGGGTCGGTGAGCGCGACCGGTTCGCTGCCTTCGACAGGCGGGCTGATCCTCATCAGGTGGGTGTAGACGCCGCTGCGCCGCACGAAGACCAGCGTATTGCCAGAAGGTGAGATCGTTGGTTCGCGCCCACCCACGACCAGGGGGCGGAATTCCAGCGAGGGCCAGTCGATTTTCACGATGGCATCGCGCAGGGCGAAGGCGCCCTGGGGGATGCGGCGCGTTCCATAGAGCGCGCCGCCGGGCGCCGCGACGATCTCGCTGGCCGGGGTGTTGAAGCTCACCTGTTCGGGATCGTTGCCGGGCCTCACACGCCAGTGACGGCGCAGGCGATCGGGGTGGGAATGCCAGTAGTGGGCCCACCCGTCGGGCAGGAAGCTCGGTGCCGCCACGTTGCCATTGGGCTCGACGAGCACCTTGCCCATCTTCACGCCGCGCTCGCCGATGGCTGCAGCCTGCTTTTTCGCGCGCGCAGTGATCTCGGCCTGCCACTCTTCCCACAGTCCCGAAAAACTCTTGCCGAATACGCGGTAGGCGCTCCAGTCCACTGCGAAGGGGACGGGCATGGCCCCGTAGTCCTCGACCCATTCGTTGAGTTTTTCCTGCCCGTATTTTTCGGCAAGCCACGTAACAAAGTGACCGCCGAAGAGATAGGGGACATTGCCGCCGGGATAGTGCGCGTCGAAGGCCGTGGCCTGATCGATGGCGGGGAACTGCCCGGCCAGCGCTGCCTGGCGGAGGATCGCCTCGGGCAGCGCGCCGCCGATGCGCCCGGCGCCGGTCAGCCGCGTTTCGTTGTAGGTGGCCATGCCCTCGATAAGCCACATGGGGGCGAAGGTCTGCCAGGTGCCCAGCCCCGGGGCGCGGCCGAAGATCCAGCGCGCCAGCCAGGGAAGGCCGCGCACCTGATCGAGGTGAAAGGTGTGGGTGAGTTCATGGAAGAGCAGCAGTCGAAGCCAGTTGCCGCCCGTATCGGCCAGCACGTGGCCGGGCCGCGGCGGGGCCACAAAGAGCTGGACCTGACTGTAGGGAAAGGGGATCGCGAAGCCGTTGCTCACGTCATAATCGCCGGCAATGACGATCCTCACCGGAGGAGCAGGCTCAAAGCCCATCATCTGGGAGAGGGCTGCGTGGACTTCCTCGGCGGTGCGCGCGGTCTCGCGCGCGAGTGCTTCATCGGCTTTCTGATAAGCGATCTCGAAGTGCGCGGTGCT
This genomic interval from Chrysiogenia bacterium contains the following:
- a CDS encoding PD40 domain-containing protein, which encodes MKHFFLHSVPRARDHVRQITLLVCTVVALLLAPVRGLSQTLEQAVELDPGGTWLVLSTAHFEIAYQKADEALARETARTAEEVHAALSQMMGFEPAPPVRIVIAGDYDVSNGFAIPFPYSQVQLFVAPPRPGHVLADTGGNWLRLLLFHELTHTFHLDQVRGLPWLARWIFGRAPGLGTWQTFAPMWLIEGMATYNETRLTGAGRIGGALPEAILRQAALAGQFPAIDQATAFDAHYPGGNVPYLFGGHFVTWLAEKYGQEKLNEWVEDYGAMPVPFAVDWSAYRVFGKSFSGLWEEWQAEITARAKKQAAAIGERGVKMGKVLVEPNGNVAAPSFLPDGWAHYWHSHPDRLRRHWRVRPGNDPEQVSFNTPASEIVAAPGGALYGTRRIPQGAFALRDAIVKIDWPSLEFRPLVVGGREPTISPSGNTLVFVRRSGVYTHLMRISPPVEGSEPVALTDPTEGVDYADPAFLDEGTLAVSIYEDGVRRLWRVSATTGERIAPLLPDSFGGNQIQPARSPDGSTLVFASDRGGIYDLYLLDLGSGVTTRLTRVFGAA